The proteins below come from a single Mycobacterium parmense genomic window:
- a CDS encoding helix-turn-helix domain-containing protein — MKWNLRLAAANRGIWKASELQRMLADRGLVISAGKMSGLWSGNPNAIKLNDLDVICAVLGCGVDELLIPEPETVAAATPVTDDESAAVGEARSVTPRTRAGRSLPPR; from the coding sequence ATGAAATGGAACCTGCGATTGGCCGCGGCCAATCGCGGCATCTGGAAGGCCAGCGAACTCCAGCGGATGCTCGCCGACCGCGGTCTGGTCATCAGCGCCGGCAAGATGTCGGGCCTGTGGTCGGGCAACCCCAACGCCATCAAACTGAACGACCTGGACGTCATCTGCGCCGTCCTCGGCTGCGGGGTCGACGAGTTGCTGATTCCCGAACCCGAAACCGTGGCAGCGGCCACGCCCGTCACCGACGACGAGTCAGCGGCGGTCGGTGAGGCCCGGTCGGTCACGCCGCGCACTCGCGCCGGCAGGTCGCTGCCGCCGCGATGA
- a CDS encoding alpha/beta fold hydrolase produces MTVTLERFRTTDGVTLTADCYRHDAARAVVLLLHGGGQNRHAWATTARRLHARGYTVVAYDARGHGDSAWDPTGRYDLGRLASDLLAVREHASTDRPPAVVGASLGGMTVLGTHLLAPADLWGAVVLVDITPRMEFHGARRVVSFMAAHPDGFSTLDDAADVIAEYNRHRTRPKNPDGLRKVLRQRDDGRWIWRWDPAFITSNFQFLQGDPATGAEKFDAISELLVEGARRVQAPTLLVRGVLSDVTSQQSVDEFLKVVPHAQAVDVSGTGHMVAGDDNDAFTAAVAGFLDRTISTSA; encoded by the coding sequence ATGACCGTTACGCTCGAGCGATTCCGCACCACAGACGGCGTCACCCTCACGGCGGATTGCTACCGGCACGACGCTGCCCGCGCCGTTGTGCTGCTCCTGCACGGCGGTGGTCAAAACCGACACGCCTGGGCGACCACAGCGCGCCGCTTGCACGCTCGTGGGTACACGGTCGTCGCGTATGACGCCCGAGGTCACGGCGACAGCGCGTGGGACCCTACCGGAAGATACGACCTCGGACGGCTAGCGTCCGATCTGCTGGCCGTGCGTGAACACGCGAGCACCGACCGCCCGCCGGCCGTCGTCGGCGCATCCTTGGGCGGCATGACCGTCCTGGGCACGCACTTGCTGGCGCCCGCCGACCTGTGGGGAGCCGTCGTCCTGGTCGACATCACTCCGCGAATGGAGTTTCACGGAGCACGCCGCGTCGTGTCGTTCATGGCCGCCCATCCTGACGGGTTCAGCACGCTCGACGACGCCGCGGACGTCATTGCCGAATACAACAGACATCGCACTCGGCCCAAGAACCCGGACGGACTCCGTAAAGTCTTGCGGCAACGCGACGATGGTCGGTGGATCTGGCGATGGGATCCGGCCTTCATCACTTCCAACTTCCAGTTTCTGCAAGGTGACCCCGCGACTGGTGCCGAAAAGTTCGACGCGATCAGCGAACTGCTTGTTGAAGGGGCCCGCCGCGTGCAGGCACCCACTCTTCTGGTGCGCGGCGTCCTTTCAGATGTGACATCGCAGCAGTCGGTCGACGAATTCCTCAAGGTCGTACCGCACGCCCAAGCGGTGGACGTCTCCGGCACCGGCCACATGGTCGCAGGCGACGACAACGATGCCTTCACCGCAGCCGTCGCCGGATTTCTCGACCGCACGATAAGCACTTCAGCGTGA
- a CDS encoding cytochrome P450, whose protein sequence is MSTVQLRYDPFDAEIQDDPYPVYRQLRDAAPVYHAADTNTWVLSRHADVISALLDHHSYSSVDGVFPTPPGSTFRESLLPMMILMDPPRHDQLRALVSKAFTPRRIAALTCAIEDLADQLTAGLIQEASSADFVADFAAVLPAMVIADLLGVPREDRTQFRRWSNALVQSNPTHGETGEALAAAAAIYGYFTDFLADRRGQPRDDLMSALVCAEIDGKHLSDDELLGFCLLLLIAGHETTSNLLANAAVVLADYRDTRHRLAGDESLLGAAVEELLRYDSPAQGLSRTLTRDVTVHGVTMSAGDSVLLLFGSANRDERVFADPDVFDIGRKPEHQVAFGRGIHFCLGASLARMEARIALRALLARVPNWEVDLGRAQRLRSGPIRGYLSLPISWSAN, encoded by the coding sequence ATGTCGACGGTACAACTTCGCTACGATCCCTTTGACGCGGAAATTCAGGACGACCCCTACCCCGTCTACCGGCAGCTACGCGACGCGGCACCGGTCTATCACGCCGCCGATACCAACACCTGGGTACTTAGTCGCCACGCGGATGTCATCAGCGCGCTGCTTGACCATCACAGCTACTCGTCGGTCGACGGAGTATTTCCGACTCCACCGGGCTCGACTTTTCGCGAATCGCTGCTGCCGATGATGATTTTGATGGATCCCCCGCGACACGATCAGCTGCGGGCATTGGTTAGCAAGGCCTTCACCCCGCGACGAATCGCGGCGCTGACGTGCGCGATCGAGGACCTCGCTGATCAGTTGACGGCCGGCCTGATCCAGGAAGCCAGTTCGGCCGATTTCGTCGCCGACTTCGCAGCTGTACTACCAGCGATGGTGATCGCTGATTTGCTCGGTGTGCCGCGCGAGGACCGTACACAATTTCGGCGATGGTCGAACGCGTTGGTGCAGTCCAATCCCACCCACGGCGAGACCGGCGAGGCTTTGGCAGCCGCGGCCGCGATCTATGGCTACTTCACCGATTTCCTCGCCGACCGCCGCGGCCAACCGCGCGACGATTTGATGTCAGCGTTGGTGTGTGCCGAGATCGACGGAAAGCACCTTAGTGACGACGAACTGCTTGGCTTTTGCCTGCTGCTGCTGATCGCCGGTCATGAGACGACGTCGAATCTGCTGGCCAACGCCGCGGTGGTACTGGCCGACTATCGCGACACCCGCCACCGGCTGGCTGGCGATGAGAGCTTGCTCGGGGCAGCTGTTGAGGAGCTGCTGCGGTATGACTCACCGGCTCAAGGACTTTCGCGAACGTTGACCCGCGACGTGACAGTGCATGGCGTCACAATGTCGGCGGGTGATTCGGTGCTGTTGTTGTTCGGCTCGGCTAATCGTGACGAACGCGTGTTCGCTGATCCCGACGTGTTTGACATCGGGCGCAAACCCGAACACCAAGTGGCATTCGGCCGAGGCATTCACTTCTGTCTCGGTGCGTCCTTGGCCCGGATGGAGGCCCGGATCGCGTTGCGCGCCTTGCTGGCCCGCGTGCCCAACTGGGAAGTCGACTTGGGCCGCGCGCAGCGCCTGCGGTCGGGCCCGATCCGAGGCTATTTGTCGTTGCCGATCTCCTGGTCGGCGAACTAG
- a CDS encoding cytochrome P450 produces the protein MIASTTSALKTSAERRSARPYDSADLSSTAFWAGTAADREKTYAELRKRAPISWHPRVEHTMIDDGNDRGFWAVVTHPLLVEATRRHDDFLSGQGIVMESIPQELLDTAQGFIAMDPPRHTKIRRLLASAFTPKQMRLIHHQIEANAKRVVDDLAPQGKADFVDECAALLPMHNIFDMMGVPDSMRRDIAWESRYAGGWSDPEVMGDDPVIPRLFQAMGFLGDGAREIIAARRRQPEDDLMTNLVQAEVDGEKLTEDEIVSFFILLTIAGNDTTRQSTSHAMKALTDFPDQRAWLMEDFDGRIKGAVEEFVRWATPIMTFRRTAARDCDLGGQQITEGDKVVLFYSSANWDTTVFTNPEKFDLSRDPNPHVSFGGGGIHHCLGNQLARQQLAALFRELLHRLPDIEVCGPPSYTVSTFFHGVNHLPVRFTPTT, from the coding sequence ATGATTGCCAGCACGACGTCCGCACTGAAAACGTCGGCGGAGCGGCGTTCAGCACGTCCATATGATTCTGCCGACTTGTCCTCGACTGCATTTTGGGCCGGCACCGCCGCCGACCGGGAGAAGACATACGCCGAACTGCGCAAACGTGCTCCCATCAGCTGGCACCCGCGAGTCGAGCACACCATGATCGACGACGGGAACGACCGGGGCTTTTGGGCTGTGGTTACGCATCCGTTGCTTGTCGAGGCGACCCGGCGACACGACGATTTCCTGTCAGGTCAGGGCATTGTCATGGAGTCGATCCCGCAGGAATTGCTCGACACCGCTCAAGGCTTCATTGCGATGGATCCGCCGCGTCATACCAAGATTCGACGATTGCTGGCATCCGCATTCACGCCGAAGCAGATGCGACTGATCCACCATCAGATCGAGGCCAACGCGAAGCGCGTCGTCGACGACCTGGCTCCACAGGGCAAGGCCGACTTCGTCGACGAATGCGCGGCGTTGCTGCCGATGCACAACATCTTCGACATGATGGGCGTGCCGGACTCGATGCGCCGCGACATCGCGTGGGAATCACGGTATGCCGGTGGGTGGAGCGACCCCGAGGTGATGGGCGACGACCCAGTCATACCTCGCCTTTTCCAAGCGATGGGATTCCTAGGCGACGGCGCCCGCGAAATCATCGCTGCACGTCGCCGGCAGCCCGAAGACGACCTCATGACGAACCTCGTTCAGGCTGAAGTGGACGGTGAAAAACTCACCGAAGATGAGATCGTCTCGTTTTTCATACTTCTCACGATCGCTGGGAACGACACCACGCGCCAAAGCACCAGTCATGCGATGAAAGCCTTGACCGACTTTCCCGATCAACGAGCGTGGCTGATGGAGGATTTCGACGGACGAATCAAAGGAGCGGTCGAAGAGTTCGTCCGGTGGGCCACCCCGATCATGACCTTCCGCCGAACGGCAGCTCGCGACTGCGACCTGGGCGGACAACAGATCACCGAAGGTGACAAGGTCGTACTTTTTTACAGCTCGGCCAACTGGGACACCACAGTGTTCACCAACCCGGAAAAGTTCGATTTGTCACGGGACCCCAACCCGCACGTGAGCTTCGGAGGTGGAGGTATCCACCACTGCTTGGGCAATCAGCTGGCGCGGCAGCAACTCGCCGCGCTCTTCCGGGAATTGCTGCACCGCCTGCCTGATATTGAAGTCTGCGGGCCACCCAGCTATACCGTTAGCACTTTCTTCCACGGGGTGAATCATCTTCCCGTCCGCTTCACCCCGACTACGTGA
- a CDS encoding TetR/AcrR family transcriptional regulator gives MRKIPAQIADRLPAAAELFAERGLNDTKIEDVAATTGIAKATLYYYFAGKEEILAFLLEDALQHVAHEVTAIVEADGAAAQRLHDVISAQLRVMAQRPAVCRALIGELGRAARMPVIANMISTAYFEPVETLLRAGANDRSLEALDNPRAAAIALFGAVTTSALTYLITDDTLDEDLIARTIHDVVFTGIRPR, from the coding sequence ATGCGGAAGATTCCCGCTCAGATTGCCGACCGGTTGCCTGCCGCGGCCGAACTCTTCGCCGAGCGCGGGCTCAACGACACAAAGATCGAAGACGTCGCCGCGACCACGGGCATCGCCAAGGCCACGCTCTACTACTACTTCGCCGGCAAAGAAGAAATACTCGCCTTCCTCCTCGAAGACGCCCTACAACACGTCGCGCACGAGGTCACCGCGATCGTCGAGGCAGACGGCGCCGCCGCCCAACGCCTGCACGACGTCATCAGTGCCCAACTGCGCGTGATGGCCCAGCGGCCCGCTGTCTGTCGCGCCCTCATAGGAGAACTGGGCCGCGCCGCCCGCATGCCCGTCATCGCCAACATGATCAGCACTGCCTACTTCGAACCCGTCGAGACCTTGCTTCGCGCGGGCGCTAACGACCGTTCACTCGAGGCTCTCGACAACCCCAGAGCTGCCGCCATCGCGCTATTCGGTGCAGTCACCACCAGCGCACTGACCTACCTAATCACCGACGATACGCTCGACGAAGATCTAATCGCACGAACAATTCACGACGTCGTGTTTACCGGCATACGGCCACGCTAG
- a CDS encoding TetR/AcrR family transcriptional regulator: protein MTKKSLRWGTAPPTTRDVARDLLLDAAEACLEGKGLPGTTMEDIARQAGVSRATVYRYFPSRESVVSGVILRAAERYLDRMRRRIAVHRDLGTAILDFVEVTVRAAHREPTIGLLFGSDEELAGVGLAKGTSVALFELVAEFLRPVFAAHWDQLEPGVSVDDAAEWILRTVLSLLSVRGPRHRSPEGLDAFLRRFLLPALLTNTQPCVDATSAE from the coding sequence GTGACGAAGAAATCGTTGCGCTGGGGCACGGCACCTCCCACGACCCGCGACGTCGCCCGAGACCTCCTGCTCGATGCCGCCGAAGCGTGCCTGGAGGGCAAGGGGCTGCCGGGCACCACCATGGAGGACATCGCCAGACAGGCGGGGGTGTCGCGCGCCACGGTGTACCGCTACTTTCCAAGTCGTGAATCCGTCGTTTCCGGTGTCATCCTGCGTGCGGCCGAACGCTACCTAGACCGCATGCGTCGACGGATCGCAGTACATCGCGATTTGGGCACGGCAATACTCGATTTCGTCGAGGTCACGGTACGCGCCGCTCATCGCGAGCCGACAATCGGATTGCTGTTCGGCAGTGACGAGGAACTCGCCGGCGTGGGGTTGGCCAAGGGAACGTCGGTGGCTTTGTTTGAACTCGTGGCCGAGTTCCTTCGACCTGTCTTCGCTGCGCACTGGGACCAACTCGAGCCCGGGGTGTCGGTCGACGATGCCGCCGAATGGATCCTGCGAACCGTCCTCAGCCTGCTGTCGGTCCGCGGCCCCAGACACCGCAGCCCCGAAGGCCTCGATGCCTTTTTACGCCGATTCCTGCTTCCAGCTCTGCTCACCAACACCCAGCCTTGCGTCGATGCAACAAGTGCAGAGTAG
- a CDS encoding IS256 family transposase, whose protein sequence is MTIAHDIDLSAVLAERLTTTHPDVLRELLAAFIHALMGAEADAVCGAGYGQRSSERTNSRNGYRHREFDTRAGTLDLAIPKLRQGSYFPDWLLERRKRAERALTTVVATCYLLGVSTRRMDKLVETLGITSLSKSQVSVMAKELDAAVEAFRTRPLDAGPYTFMAADALVLKVREAGRVVNVHALIATGVNAEGYREILGIDVTTAEDGAGWLTFLRSLTARGLSGVRLVTSDAHAGLVAAIGATLPGASWQRCRTHYATNLMAITPKSSWPWVRTLLHSVFDQPDAGSVAAQYDRIIDALADKLPKVADHLEDARADLLAFTAFPKQIWRQIWSNNPQERLNKEIRRRTDVVGIFPDRNALIRLVGAVLAEQHDEWAESRRYLGLDVLSKSRADHTPSTEQEDTPAALTA, encoded by the coding sequence ATGACCATTGCCCACGATATCGACCTGTCTGCCGTGCTGGCCGAACGACTCACCACCACGCACCCTGATGTGCTGCGCGAGTTGTTGGCCGCCTTCATTCACGCCCTGATGGGCGCCGAAGCCGACGCGGTGTGCGGTGCCGGCTACGGCCAGCGCAGCAGCGAGCGCACCAATTCCCGCAACGGGTATCGGCACCGCGAGTTTGACACCCGCGCAGGCACATTGGATCTGGCGATTCCCAAGCTAAGGCAAGGTTCGTACTTCCCGGACTGGCTGCTGGAACGGCGCAAACGCGCCGAGCGGGCCCTGACCACGGTGGTGGCTACCTGCTACCTGCTGGGCGTTTCGACGCGGCGGATGGACAAACTCGTCGAGACTCTGGGCATCACCAGCTTGTCGAAGTCCCAGGTCAGCGTGATGGCCAAAGAGCTCGACGCCGCGGTCGAGGCGTTCCGGACCCGGCCACTGGATGCAGGCCCGTACACGTTCATGGCTGCTGACGCCCTGGTGCTCAAGGTTCGCGAAGCAGGCCGGGTGGTCAACGTGCACGCGCTGATCGCCACCGGGGTCAACGCCGAGGGCTACCGCGAAATCCTGGGCATCGACGTCACCACCGCCGAGGACGGGGCCGGCTGGCTGACCTTCCTGCGGTCGCTGACCGCCCGCGGCCTATCAGGGGTCCGTCTGGTCACTTCCGACGCCCACGCCGGTCTGGTGGCCGCGATCGGCGCCACCCTGCCTGGGGCATCGTGGCAACGGTGTCGCACCCACTACGCCACCAACCTGATGGCCATCACTCCGAAATCATCGTGGCCGTGGGTACGCACACTACTGCATTCGGTCTTCGATCAACCTGACGCCGGTTCCGTTGCAGCCCAATATGACCGCATCATCGACGCACTGGCCGACAAGCTCCCCAAGGTCGCCGACCACCTCGAAGACGCCCGCGCCGACCTGCTCGCCTTCACCGCCTTCCCCAAACAAATTTGGCGGCAGATCTGGTCCAACAACCCACAAGAACGACTCAACAAGGAAATCCGCCGGCGCACCGACGTCGTCGGAATCTTCCCCGACCGCAACGCCCTAATCCGCCTCGTCGGCGCGGTGCTGGCCGAACAACACGACGAATGGGCCGAATCCCGCCGCTACCTCGGCCTCGACGTCCTCAGCAAATCCCGCGCCGACCACACGCCATCAACAGAACAGGAGGACACCCCGGCGGCACTGACCGCCTAA
- the ltrA gene encoding group II intron reverse transcriptase/maturase: MQRKLHHWAVDESDRCFDDLYNLVYDPAFLTLAWERVRTNKGARSAGADGTAPRSVGAAEAVGLLQRLREELKERIFRPDPVREVMIPKANGKLRRLGIATVADRVVQASLKLVLEPIFEADFHPCAYGFRPGRRAQDAIAEIHHLASGSRAYHWVFEGDITACFDEISHSALMGRVRRRVGDKRVLALVKSFLKAGILSKDLGYRDTITGTPQGGILSPLLSNVALSVLDEHFAAKWKALGPEWTRAKHRRAGVPTMKIVRYADDFCVMVHGTRADAEALWDEIAAVLAPMGLRLSVEKSRICHVDEGFEFLGFRIQRQIKRGTTKHYVYTWPSKKALMSITDKVRNLTRRHKHRTLADLLRQLNPVLRGWCNYFQHGVSKRTFDYLDHFTWWRVVTWMRKRHHGLAWGVFHRRFLPNWQIREGKTAMFRPQKVEVTRYRYRGTKIITPWTARPTDITAPVA; encoded by the coding sequence ATGCAACGCAAACTGCACCATTGGGCGGTTGATGAAAGCGACCGCTGTTTCGATGATTTGTACAACCTCGTTTATGACCCCGCATTCCTCACCCTCGCGTGGGAGCGGGTGCGGACGAACAAGGGTGCGCGCTCAGCCGGTGCCGATGGGACCGCACCGCGGTCTGTCGGTGCGGCAGAGGCGGTCGGACTGCTTCAGCGGCTCCGCGAGGAACTCAAGGAGCGGATATTCCGGCCGGATCCGGTGCGGGAGGTGATGATCCCGAAGGCGAACGGCAAGCTCCGCCGCCTGGGTATCGCGACCGTCGCCGACCGGGTCGTGCAAGCTTCGCTGAAGCTGGTGCTGGAGCCCATTTTCGAGGCGGACTTTCATCCGTGCGCATATGGGTTCCGGCCGGGCAGGCGAGCCCAGGACGCCATCGCTGAGATCCATCACCTCGCCAGCGGCTCACGGGCCTATCACTGGGTTTTCGAGGGAGACATCACGGCGTGCTTCGATGAAATCTCGCATTCGGCCCTTATGGGCCGGGTGCGGCGACGTGTCGGGGACAAACGCGTTCTGGCCCTGGTGAAGTCGTTCCTCAAAGCCGGGATTCTCTCGAAAGATCTCGGCTACCGGGACACCATCACCGGCACTCCGCAAGGCGGAATCCTCTCACCACTGCTCAGCAATGTCGCCCTGTCCGTTCTCGACGAGCACTTCGCCGCGAAGTGGAAGGCGCTCGGCCCGGAATGGACACGTGCCAAGCATCGACGCGCCGGAGTTCCGACCATGAAAATCGTCCGCTACGCAGACGATTTCTGTGTCATGGTCCACGGCACTCGCGCTGATGCCGAAGCGCTTTGGGACGAGATCGCAGCAGTGCTCGCGCCGATGGGCCTGCGCCTGTCGGTCGAGAAGAGCAGGATCTGCCACGTCGACGAGGGGTTCGAGTTCCTCGGCTTCCGCATCCAACGGCAGATCAAAAGGGGCACGACCAAGCACTACGTCTACACCTGGCCGTCGAAGAAGGCACTTATGTCCATCACCGACAAAGTCAGGAATCTGACGCGGCGACACAAACATCGAACGCTCGCTGATCTGCTGCGCCAACTCAACCCCGTCCTGCGGGGATGGTGCAATTACTTCCAGCACGGGGTGTCCAAACGCACCTTCGACTACCTCGACCACTTCACATGGTGGCGGGTGGTGACTTGGATGCGCAAACGGCACCACGGGCTGGCGTGGGGCGTCTTCCATCGACGGTTCCTGCCCAATTGGCAAATCCGCGAAGGCAAGACGGCGATGTTTCGGCCGCAGAAGGTAGAGGTCACCCGATACCGCTACCGGGGCACGAAAATCATCACCCCTTGGACAGCGAGGCCGACGGACATCACTGCACCAGTGGCCTGA
- a CDS encoding ferredoxin encodes MKITVDRDRCSSIGMCEGLAPDFFEVSNDGKLHILNPGPPECHRALIEDAVASCPTGALALHD; translated from the coding sequence ATGAAAATCACAGTCGACCGCGATCGATGCTCGTCAATCGGGATGTGTGAAGGCCTGGCTCCCGACTTCTTCGAGGTCAGTAACGATGGGAAACTCCACATCCTGAATCCTGGGCCACCCGAATGTCACAGGGCACTGATCGAAGATGCCGTGGCGAGTTGCCCCACAGGCGCGCTCGCGTTGCACGATTGA
- a CDS encoding MmpS family transport accessory protein, whose protein sequence is MKKMWIVLVIVAVVAVAGFCVLRLRTFFGVHDDQTMTSGIADEIKPFNPKRVVYQVYGPPGTVANINYLDINAQPQKASNVPLPWTLSVTSTLPSVSVNIVAQGDSNQIGCRIIVDEVVKDERSSQGMNAQTFCIVKSA, encoded by the coding sequence ATGAAGAAAATGTGGATCGTCCTGGTCATCGTGGCGGTGGTGGCGGTAGCGGGCTTCTGCGTACTGCGGCTTCGCACCTTTTTCGGCGTCCACGACGATCAGACGATGACCAGCGGCATCGCCGATGAGATCAAGCCGTTCAATCCCAAGCGCGTGGTTTACCAGGTTTATGGTCCCCCGGGGACGGTGGCCAACATCAACTACTTGGACATCAATGCCCAGCCCCAGAAAGCTAGCAACGTGCCTTTGCCCTGGACGCTCTCGGTTACCTCGACGCTGCCCTCGGTGAGCGTCAACATCGTCGCGCAGGGCGACAGCAACCAAATCGGCTGCCGGATCATCGTGGACGAGGTGGTCAAGGACGAAAGGTCGAGTCAGGGTATGAATGCGCAAACGTTCTGCATAGTGAAGTCCGCATGA
- a CDS encoding IS30 family transposase — MASSRRVKKGPGRRPQSAKRQRFMELRARGWSVRAAAREVGVSRSAATNWTRGYKTYRNGVAVGFVPPLDRLAVRQISTRYLSQDERIEIADLHHSGLRVRTIATRLGRAPSTISRELRRNAPAGRGYQPFDAHRRATARRARHHRRRVDTNDQLGNAVAELLLQRWSPQQISRHLRHRFPDDSSMWLCHESIYQAVYQPNSRFMRPSRLAPHRRSPLRTGRDHRRAHHRQSCRRPRFQQPMLTIHDRSFSAVDRSEAGHWEGDLIIGNNHLSAIGTLVERQTRMLRLVHLPRSDADSLHAALVARMKDLPPTLMRSITWDQGTEMARHLATTDKLGAPVYFCDSRSPWQRGTNENTNGLLRDYFPKGVTLISHPPEQLLAVEHELNHRPRMVLQDRCPADLFAALLVSSDPSVLRR; from the coding sequence TTGGCATCGTCGCGTCGGGTGAAGAAGGGGCCGGGACGTCGTCCGCAGTCGGCCAAGCGTCAGCGGTTCATGGAGTTGCGGGCTCGCGGGTGGAGCGTGCGGGCCGCGGCCCGCGAAGTCGGTGTGTCCCGGTCCGCTGCGACGAACTGGACACGCGGTTACAAGACCTACCGCAACGGCGTCGCGGTCGGGTTCGTCCCGCCGCTAGATCGACTAGCGGTCCGCCAGATCAGCACGCGATACCTGTCCCAGGACGAGCGCATCGAGATCGCCGATCTGCATCACTCAGGGCTGAGGGTGCGGACGATCGCCACCCGACTCGGTCGAGCGCCGTCGACGATTTCGAGGGAGCTACGGCGCAACGCACCAGCCGGCCGCGGATATCAGCCCTTCGATGCCCACCGGCGAGCCACCGCGCGACGAGCACGTCACCACCGCCGTCGGGTCGACACCAACGACCAGCTCGGTAACGCGGTCGCCGAGCTGCTTCTTCAGCGTTGGAGCCCCCAACAGATCAGCCGTCACCTCCGCCACCGCTTCCCCGATGATTCATCGATGTGGTTATGCCACGAAAGCATCTATCAAGCTGTCTATCAACCGAATTCACGTTTCATGCGGCCCTCGCGATTAGCGCCGCACCGACGCTCACCGCTGCGCACCGGTCGAGATCACCGCCGAGCGCATCACCGCCAGAGTTGCCGGCGGCCGCGGTTCCAGCAGCCGATGCTCACCATCCACGACCGGTCCTTCTCGGCTGTCGACCGGTCTGAAGCCGGCCACTGGGAAGGCGACCTTATCATCGGTAATAACCACCTCTCGGCGATCGGCACTCTGGTCGAACGCCAGACCCGGATGCTGCGGTTGGTGCATCTGCCTCGCAGTGACGCCGACTCCCTGCACGCGGCCTTGGTGGCCCGCATGAAGGATCTGCCACCCACGCTGATGCGGTCGATCACCTGGGACCAGGGCACCGAGATGGCGCGCCACCTTGCCACCACCGACAAGCTCGGCGCGCCCGTCTACTTCTGCGACTCCAGATCACCCTGGCAACGCGGCACGAACGAGAACACCAACGGACTGCTGCGCGACTACTTCCCGAAGGGCGTCACCCTCATCAGCCACCCGCCGGAGCAGTTGTTGGCCGTCGAACACGAACTCAACCATCGCCCCCGCATGGTCCTCCAAGACCGTTGCCCCGCCGATCTATTCGCTGCCCTGTTAGTCTCGAGTGATCCGTCGGTGTTGCGACGTTGA
- a CDS encoding PaaI family thioesterase, producing MEFAQFNQQIAKELQNAAATTGGLSKYLDFRHTEFAAGRLVVQMDARDDLLTPFGNLHGGCLSAMVDHCLGVVFYPVIPAGSWVATTEFKLNLLQPVSSGVCVAVTEIIALGKRSGVARIDITNDGRAVCAAQGTVTVVSPRGNSS from the coding sequence ATGGAGTTCGCGCAGTTCAATCAGCAGATCGCCAAGGAATTGCAGAACGCGGCGGCAACCACGGGAGGACTCTCCAAATACCTGGATTTTCGCCACACCGAGTTCGCCGCCGGGCGGCTGGTTGTGCAGATGGATGCTCGGGACGACCTTTTGACTCCGTTCGGCAATCTGCACGGCGGATGCCTGTCAGCAATGGTCGACCACTGCTTGGGCGTGGTGTTTTACCCGGTGATCCCCGCTGGATCGTGGGTCGCCACAACCGAATTCAAGCTGAACTTGCTGCAGCCCGTGTCAAGCGGAGTATGCGTCGCCGTCACCGAGATCATCGCGCTGGGCAAGCGCAGCGGTGTCGCCAGAATCGACATCACCAACGACGGGCGCGCGGTATGTGCCGCCCAAGGAACAGTGACCGTCGTTAGCCCTAGGGGGAATTCCTCGTGA
- a CDS encoding TetR/AcrR family transcriptional regulator has protein sequence MREQVLRAARTLTIEKGWDRVRMGEVAELVGVSRPTLYKEFTDKQGLGDALVVAEGERFLNGIHAVLAQHAGDVGGGITAAVSYTLKEAEASPLLKAVLTSNRPTDRTVAESTGMLPLLPTSASLLELSSAALVTWFNEHFSGLDANDVNDVADALVRLTVSHVVLPTADAETTGERISRIALRYLGVHSSAGEAR, from the coding sequence ATGCGTGAGCAAGTCTTGAGGGCTGCCCGGACCCTCACTATCGAGAAGGGCTGGGATCGCGTTCGCATGGGTGAAGTCGCAGAGCTTGTCGGCGTGTCCCGCCCGACGCTCTACAAGGAGTTCACCGATAAGCAGGGACTGGGCGACGCGCTGGTTGTGGCCGAAGGCGAACGCTTCTTGAATGGCATTCACGCAGTTTTGGCACAACACGCCGGAGACGTCGGCGGGGGCATCACCGCTGCGGTGTCGTACACACTGAAGGAAGCGGAAGCGAGCCCGCTCTTGAAGGCGGTGCTGACATCGAACCGGCCTACGGACAGGACGGTCGCTGAGTCAACCGGTATGTTGCCGCTCCTGCCGACCTCTGCGTCGCTACTGGAGCTGTCCTCGGCAGCCCTCGTGACCTGGTTCAACGAGCACTTTTCAGGCCTGGACGCCAATGACGTCAATGATGTCGCCGATGCACTGGTAAGGCTGACGGTGAGTCACGTCGTGCTTCCGACCGCCGACGCCGAGACGACCGGGGAGCGCATCTCGCGGATCGCACTTCGCTATTTGGGCGTTCATTCCTCCGCAGGCGAGGCGCGTTAA